The following are encoded in a window of Magnolia sinica isolate HGM2019 chromosome 11, MsV1, whole genome shotgun sequence genomic DNA:
- the LOC131218368 gene encoding LRR receptor-like serine/threonine-protein kinase SIK1, whose translation MGTLSPDMCQLTGLWYFDVRGNNLSGTILDNIENCTSYEIFDISYNQITGEIPYNIGFLQVAILYVSISQKLCCISSFICK comes from the exons ATGGGAACATTGTCTCCTGATATGTGCCAATTGACTGGCCTATGGTACTT TGATGTGAGGGGCAATAACCTCTCAGGAACCATACTAGATAACATTGAGAATTGTACAAGCTACGAAATCTT CGATATTTCTTACAATCAAATCACTGGAGAGATTCCTTACAACATTGGTTTCCTGCAAGTAGCTATATTGTATGTTTCCATCTCTCAAAAGCTCTGTTGTATCTCTTCTTTCATCTGCAAATAA